The genomic region gtttttttagtaattatccgccattttgaattgaattttattgaatttcttattgtcggatcctcatgttTAAAATTGtcggaccttaagtttaaaatttcaagtcaatcggttgattaggaatggagttatcgtgttcacagacatacacacatacacacacacagaccaacacccaaaaatcatgtttttggactcagggaaccttgaaacgtatagaaaacttgaaagtagggtaccttaatttttttggaaagcaatactttccttacctatggtaatatggcaaggaaagtaaaaaagacgTCATTCGTTTTGGAATTCATAGGAACGTTTGCGACATCTACCATCGAAATCTGTAACTAACAATGAGCTTTGTGGACAGCTAGTCCCACCTAGCGGCTGTATCTTGAAGTAAAATTGCTACACGTAAACACAGCTGGCTGGACACGTATCAAGATTTTGTGAGTGACGTTTGCTTGCATTTCTGCTTCTGAACTTCAGATTCCAACATTTTGCTTTGTGAGTTCGTGTTGTTGGTTGAAATCCAAGTGCATTAGCTCTCATTTCAACACTAGTTACCTACAAGGTATCACCACAAACACTAAGTAAGTTTCTAGTTAAAATAATCCATATATTTATAGATTTTACTATAATTCTGTTCTGATTTTCAAAGTTTCACACTTTAATAGGTTATCTTCCAGATTGTTTTTGgtttactttattattattaagatctTAATGTTTCTTATAGAAATTTTGGCAACATTTAGTAATACTTTGTTAAATTTAATTGATCATTTTGTATAGttccattgaattaaattaaaacGAACAATATATTGAGCTAAAAACGTTTTTGTTTTGTGTTAACTTGGAGTACCGTTAGCTTTGTAAAATCAATATGTAAGATTTGAAGCTTGTTAGCCTATTATTATCCTTCAAATTTACCATAAAGTATTGTTTAGGTACTAGTTTACGATCAGTGTTAATTCCTATTGTTAAGAATAAGCAGATTTTGAATAGAGACAAAACAGTTTCTGAGATTAGGTTAGGAATAGGAAAAGGTTAATGTATCAATGGgtaatgtaataataatgtaaaggTATCAAGGGGCCATTGGTTCTTTTGCGCTTATTACAATCATTATAGTCGCCAGCTGAGTCATTAAAGACACTAGTTGCAGTTTCAGGGGCTGTTCCAGAGTTTGGTGATCCAGTTGGTGTATCTTCTAAAATCACTAGCCCGACAGCCAATACTAGTGTTCTAGCATGCTTTACACTCGGCTGTCAATTTCTGGCGACCCACTGGTGGCTGAATGCTGAATATAGTACACGCCTAATAGTCTACGTGTTTTCCACACCTTATTCAcctgaatgatttttttttgtttgaaatttaaGCTGCTTTAATATGCTCTGACTGTCCATCATCATTCTAAGTATGATTTGAAGAATCTCTGTAATTTTTTAACATCTTAtttgattttcagaaaatgGATCAGATCAGCAAAGTTATCGAGCCTGGCCGTCAGTTCGCCAAGGACTCCCTGAGATTGGTGAAAAGGTGTACCAAACCAGACAGGAAAGGTTAGCAACATCACCTCTATGCTCAACTCCTTTTTACTTTCATGTTTCTTGcaattctataaaataattttctagctattaattaatttgcaagtttcattcattgataaaatcCAAAGTAGGCTAGGcttatttttcctctcataGATACTTATTatgatatatttatgaatttatttactgtgtacataataaaagaataaaataatgctAACACCAAATAATTGTAATGAAATAAAgcaatagcataagaagatatcccaaggtataaggcgtttatgtcgcaacttttactgttatttcaagcgGATAGTCCACGTAGATGTTTTTcttgaagctttatgacgctggtagtctctcatattgtgctgttcatacactcttacccggtcaaaacagtaaaaattgacagtaatcggcttgagttaacagtaaaagttgcgacataatacctataccatgggatatctacttacgctattgtttctctatgacaataGGTAAAGTATATTCTGCTTATCACAAGGTTTCAAGTGCTTTCATGAAAGCAGATTGAGAACTTGTCAATATTGGTTTTAaaagtttatataattattttaaacaggaTTTGCAGAACTTGGATTTTGGTAATCACTTTGGATCGTAGTCTGTAAAAAACATGTTCTTTCTtagtataaaaattaatttgaacattatCCAGTAATGCCTCTATTGAAGATATGcatcataattaagataaaataactTATCTATCTTTCACTTGAAACTCTTGATTTACTTTAAAAACTTACTAGAAAAGTCCAATTGTTGTTCTTTTATGTTGATACTATGTTTTCTGATTTTTTCTCAGTTCAAAAATGACATACCCATttaactcaatttattcattgaaccaTAGTgaataagggccggtttccgagctcgggatttggctaaattctagactttaaacagctggagtcagaaaatggggcgtagtcgcagtcattgtcctagtcacgtttgaattaaatttctaaaaactagaaaattgaacataaaataaagagagaataaagtttcagctattttgaattatttaggaatgtttaatttcgtctaggaaaaacgtttccaattatagaaatgagaaaataaaaactgcgactactgttaaaaagctgcgactacgccccgttttggaaagccaattttctgactccagctgtttaaaatctagaacttagctaaatcctgagctcggaaaccgaccctaaaTGTCTTTAAAGGTTATATTGTACAGCTCAGTcctgtgagtgataaatatttttgaactatattgtttatGACCTATTATGATAATCATGATCTATATTATGACTCATATTTTAATCTTTTTTCAGAATTCCAAAAGATCGCAGTAGCCACAGCTATTGGATTCTGCATCATGGGCTTCATTGGTTTCTTCGTGAAACTCATACACATTCCCATCAACAATATCATTGTGTAAGTTGAAGTTTCTTGGCAGTTTCATTTTATCAACTTTCCACTGTGACAAGAAATGTCAGAATGTAAATGGAAAATGTAGTTATTTCCATCAATTTATTAATCactcaataattatcataaacaattttcaatCCTTATTCTCATTCACTAagcttataaaatattatttctaaaaattcattttctaatagaAAATGTAGTTATTCCCATCaacaattgatttattaatcactcaattatcataaacaattttcaACCCTTCTCATTCACTAAGCTTATACAAAAGCGATCAATACAGTATTTCTAATTTAGCTTTAAGAAATCAAAAAGTGTTTAAATACTTGTTTTAGAACTTTTTCAGAGTTGTGAGTTGAAATACTATGTCGACATATCGACATTCCAAGTGAAAACCATTATTACCCTACATCGCAGTTCGTAAAAAATGGTCAC from Nilaparvata lugens isolate BPH chromosome 11, ASM1435652v1, whole genome shotgun sequence harbors:
- the LOC111059575 gene encoding protein transport protein Sec61 subunit gamma — protein: MDQISKVIEPGRQFAKDSLRLVKRCTKPDRKEFQKIAVATAIGFCIMGFIGFFVKLIHIPINNIIVGS